The following is a genomic window from Corallococcus soli.
TGGGCCTGTCCCGCGCGCGCATGAAGCGCCTCTTCGACGAGGGCCAGGTGCGCGTCAACGGCCGCCCCGCGAAGAAGGGCCTGATGGTCGCCGCCGGCCAGCAGATCGCCGTGACGGTGGAGGAGACGACGCGCGAGGCCGTGCCCGACGCGGACTTCCCGCTGGTCATCCTGCACGAGGACGCCTCGCTGCTCTTCGTGGACAAGCCCGCCGGCCGGGCCTCCCACCCGCTGCAACCGGGTGAGACGGGCACCGTCGCCAACGCGCTCGTCTCCCGCTACCCCGAGTGCGCCCAGGCATCCCAGGACGCGCGCGAGGGCGGCCTGTGCCACCGCCTGGACGTGGAGACGTCCGGCGTGGTGGTCGCGGCCCGCACGCGCGAGGCCTGGACCGCCGTGCGCGAGTCCTTCACCCAGCGCGCCGTGGACAAGCACTACCTCGCGCTGGTGACGGGGCCGCTCGCGGACGAGGGCGAGGTGGAGGTGCCCCTGCGCCACCACCCGCGCCACCCGGACCGCGTGGAGCCCGCCCCCCACGGCGCCGAGGACGCCCGCGAGGCGCTGTCCCGGTTCCGGGTGCTGGGCCGCTCCGGGGACTACAGCCTGGTGGAGGTGAAGATCCTCACCGGCGTGCTGCACCAGGTGCGCGCGCACCTGGCCGGCATCGGCGCGCCGCTGGTGGGGGACGCGCTCTACGGGGGCCGCGAGGCGCCGGAGCTGGGGCGCTTCTTCCTGCACGCCCGGTCGCTCTCCGTGCCCCACCCTGTCACGAAGGAGCCCGTGCGCGTGGTGAGCCCCCTGCCCCCGGACCTGGAGGCGGAGCTGGCGCGGCATGGCCTCACGCTGCCGGAGGCTGGCGGGGCTACTCCCCCATCACCTTGAGGATGACGCGCTTGCGCCGCTGGCCGTCGAATTCCGCGTAGAACACCTGCTGCCAGGGGCCCAGGTCCAGCTTGCCGGCGGTGACGGGGATCAGCACCTGGTGGTGGACGAGCATGGATTTGAGATGTGCGTCCCCGTTGTCCTCGCCGGTGCGGTGGTGGCGGTAGTCGGGGCCGGAGGGCGCCAGGTGCTGGAGCCAGCCCCAGATGTCCTCGTGGAGGCCGGGTTCGTCGTCGTTGACGAAGACGCCCGCGGTGATGTGCATGGCGGACACCAGCACCATGCCCTCCTGGATGCCGCTCTTCTTCACCAGCGCGGCCACGGTGTCGGTGAGGCGCACCAGCTCGCGCCGGGACTT
Proteins encoded in this region:
- a CDS encoding secondary thiamine-phosphate synthase enzyme YjbQ translates to MKTLTEYLWFETKSRRELVRLTDTVAALVKKSGIQEGMVLVSAMHITAGVFVNDDEPGLHEDIWGWLQHLAPSGPDYRHHRTGEDNGDAHLKSMLVHHQVLIPVTAGKLDLGPWQQVFYAEFDGQRRKRVILKVMGE
- a CDS encoding RluA family pseudouridine synthase — its product is MSTATTHTLTVDAAKAGQRVDLFVGEALGLSRARMKRLFDEGQVRVNGRPAKKGLMVAAGQQIAVTVEETTREAVPDADFPLVILHEDASLLFVDKPAGRASHPLQPGETGTVANALVSRYPECAQASQDAREGGLCHRLDVETSGVVVAARTREAWTAVRESFTQRAVDKHYLALVTGPLADEGEVEVPLRHHPRHPDRVEPAPHGAEDAREALSRFRVLGRSGDYSLVEVKILTGVLHQVRAHLAGIGAPLVGDALYGGREAPELGRFFLHARSLSVPHPVTKEPVRVVSPLPPDLEAELARHGLTLPEAGGATPPSP